In Gopherus flavomarginatus isolate rGopFla2 chromosome 5, rGopFla2.mat.asm, whole genome shotgun sequence, one DNA window encodes the following:
- the LOC127052639 gene encoding zinc finger protein 75A-like, which produces MAMYFTREEWALLDPTQRALYWDVMQENYETVTSLGQRITSMFRCTSSRPPRGKEMAAMELAQGPVTFEEVSVYFSREEGTLLDPTQRALYRDVMQGNYETMVLLASIGPCDGM; this is translated from the exons atggctatgtatttcaccagggaagagtgggctctgctggaccccactcagagagccctctactgggatgtcatgcaggagaactatgagactgtgacctcgctgg gccagagaataacatccatgtttcgctgcacatcatctcgtcctcccaggggcaaggaaatggctgcaatggagctggctcag gggccggtgaccttcgaggaggtgtctgtgtatttctccagggaagaggggactctgctggaccccactcagagagccctctacagagatgtcatgcaggggaactatgagacgatggtcttgctgg